The Kordia sp. SMS9 DNA window ATCTCCTTCTCAATATAGACTGTGGGTTTTAAGTCAGTTTGAAGAAGGTTCTATAGCATATAACATACCTACAAGTATTGTTTTAGATGGAAATTATGACATTGCATGCTTAAAAAAAGCGATCAATGCAGTTATGGAGCGCCATGAAATATTGCGTACCGTTTTTAGAGAAAATAAAGATGGAGAGTTGCAACAATATATTCTATCAAAAGAAGCGGTAAACTTTAAAATTTCATATCAAGATTATAGTCAAAAAGAGCATCAAAAATCATTAATTGATACATATATAGCAACGGATTCCAATACGCCTTTCAATCTCTCCAATGGTCCTTTATTGCGAGTTAGTTTACTAAAAACAGCAGCTGATAATTATGTGCTATTTTACAATATGCATCACATCATCAGTGATGGTTGGTCTATGAATATATTGGCAAACGATGTATTAAAATATTATGAAGCGTATAAAAAAGATGAGAAACCTGCATTGCCAGAACTAAGAATCCAATACAAAGAGTATGCTTCATGGCAATTACAACAATTAAAATCTTCAAAATATGAAACACATAAATCCTTTTGGCGAAAACAATTAGAAGGAAATGTGTCTTTATTAGATTTACCTAGTGAAGCGCGAAGACCTCGTGTCATGACTTTTAATGGTAGAAATCTTGGAACAGTTATCAAAAAAGAAGATACGCAACACTTAAAAGCATACTGTAAAGAAAAGGGCGGAAGTCTTTTTATGGGAATTATTGCCGTTTGGAAAGTGCTATTTTCAAAATATACATCACAAAATGATATCATCATCGGAACTCCAGTTGCTGGGCGAAATCATGTAGAACTTGAAAGTCAAATTGGCTTTTACGTCAATACCTTGCTTTTAAGAAACGAGATTGATCAAAAATTAACGTTTGACAAGCAATTTGAAAACATTATAAAAAACACACTTGCTTGTTTTGAACACCAAGACTATCCTTTTGATGGTATTGTAACGGATTTAAAACTTGAAAAAGATACCAGCAGAAATCCATTATTTGATGTCATGATCACACTTGCCAATGCTGAAAATACAAATGAAGCGCATGCAACACTCATTGATGATGCTATACTAGTAGACAATGGTGCGTGTTTGGCAAAATTTGACATTGATATTACATTTCAAGAAATAGCAGGACAATTGCACTTCAATATTACGTACAATACTGACGTGTATGAAGCCGAAATGATTAAAAATCTACTGAAGCATTACAAAAGCTTATTGCGAAATATTCTGGCAGATACAAGCAAGAACATAAGTGAACTAAACTATTTATTGCCAGCAGATATTCATGAGTTATTACATGAGTTTAACAATTTCAACAAAACAGCCTATCCAAAACATCAAACAATCTTAGATGTCTTTGCAACACAAGTTCAAAATGTTCCAAACAACTTGGCAGTTTCGTTTGACAATACATCTCTGAGTTTTCAAGAATTAGATGAAGTATCCAACCAATTGGCAAACTTTATCAATGCCAATTGTACTATTGAATTAGAAGATTTTATAGGCATACAATTAGAACGCAGTGAATGGGTAATTATATCAATTTTTGCAGTGCTAAAACTCGGTGGTGCTTATGTACCAATTGATCCTGCATATCCAGAAGATCGCATCAAATACATTGAAGAAGATAGCAATTGTAAACTCATGATCGATGCAGAATTAATACAACAATTCAACACCGAAAAAACACAGCATACTACACAATTTAAAAGTCCTCACATACAACCAAATAATCTAGCATACGCTATCTACACATCTGGTTCAACAGGACAACCCAAAGGTGTTTTGGTAGAACATGCCTCCGTGGTAAACATTCACTATGGCTGGAGAGACGCATACAAATTAGATACTTTTCAAGTAAACTTATTACAATTTGCAAACTTCTCTTTTGACATGTCGGTAGCAGATATTTGTCGCTCCATTTTAAATGGTGGACACATGGTTATTTGTAGCAACGAATTAAAATTTGATCAAGAAGGATTGCACCAGCTAATTACTAAATTCAAGATCAGTATGTTTGAAGGTCCGCCAGCGTTAATTATGCCATTAGTAGAATATCTAAAAGAGCAAAACCTAGCGGCAGATTCTTTAAAATTACTAGTGCTTGGAGGCGAAAAAGTAACTTTTGCCAAGTTTGACTTTTTAGTGAATCATTTTGGAGATCATATACGAATCATAAACAGTTACGGTGTTACAGAAGCAACTGTAGATACAACATACTTTGAATATGATAAAAATTATACCATCAACAAAAACATTAGCATGCCTATTGGCATTCCATTTCCAAACAATACTGTGTACATTCTTGACGCACAAAATAAACTTGTTCCCAAAGGAGTTGTGGGCGAAATGTGTATTGGCGGCTTAGGAATTACACGCGGATATTTAAACAAAAAAGAACTCACACAAAAGAAATTTATTGAGGATCCTTTTGTAGCAGGCGGAAGCGTTTATAAAACGGGTGATTTAGGCAGATGGCTAAACGATGGAAATATAGAATACATTGGAAGAGAAGACGATCAAGTAAAACTTAGAGGATATCGCATTGAATTAGGTGAAATAGAAAAAAAATTACTCACCAAAGAAGCCGTAAAAGAAGTCGTAGTACAACTTCTAAAGTCTGAAGAAACGGATAACGATCAATTGGTAGCATATATAACTGCTGAAACATCACAAAACGCCAACGAATTAAATAATTATTTAATTACAAAGTTGCCGCCTTATATGTTACCAAATAGTTATTATCAACTCGATATTATACCCTTAACACCTAACGGGAAAATAGATAAAAAAGCACTTCAAAGTCTTGAGGAAGAATACAAACTAAAAGGAGAATATGTACCGCCAACAACCCCAGAAGAAATTGTTTTAGCCAACACTTGGGAAAAAGTTTTGCGTAGAGAACACATAGGAATCAAAGATAATTTTTACAGTTTGGGTGGTGATTCTATCAAATCGATTCAAGTCATATCACAACTCAAACGAAATGGATACGCTTTAAAAATTGATTTGCTACTAAGCATTCCTGTTTTAGAAAATTTGGCAAAACATATCAAAAAAGCCGCTAAAAGTGTCAAAAAATATCAAGTAGATGGAACTATAGCATTGTCACCAATTCAACAAGCTTTTATACAAGATAAAAATATAAAAGTACCAAACTATTACAACCAATCTATTTTACTAAAATTCACGGAAATTATAGCGTTTTCCAAGTTAAATGCAGCTTTTAGAAAATTAGTAGCGCATCACGATGGACTTAGATTGCGTTTTGATACTGTAAACAATAATTGGGTACAATACATAGCAAAATTTCATGAAGAAGACTATGCTGTTGAAATCTATGATCTTAGAAATGAAGTGGATGCTATTGCTAAAATGGAAGAAATAGGAACACAACTTCAATCAAGTTTTCAGTTAAAAAATGCTTCGCTTTTTAAAATGGTCATATTCAGATTGCATGATGGAGATAGACTCGCTATGATAAGTCATCACTTAATAATGGATGGGATTTCTTGGCGAATAATAATGGAAGATTTAGGATTAGTATACAGTCAAAAAGAAAGTAATACAAATGTGCTGCAATTCAAATCAGATTCTTATCTAAGTTGGGTGCGTTGTCAACAAGAATATATTAAAAATGGTCACTTAAATACTGAAAAAGAAATTTGGGAGGAAATTGCTGATTCCAACATTCCTAGTTTGCCAACTGACTTTGAGTTTGATACAGAAAATGTTAAGATAAACGAAAACATATCGTTTACACTTGATACAGAAAAAACGGCGATTTTAAAAACGGAAATCAATGGGATTTATAATACAAGTATCAGCGATGTATTATTACTAAATTTAAGTACTTCATTGCAAAAAGTTTTTGGAATACAGGAAAGTCTGGTACTTCTTGAAGGACATGGAAGAGAAGACATAGACAAAGACATTGATATCAGTAGAACAATAGGCTGGTTTACGACAAACTATCCTTTTGTGCTAAAAGCTGCTGACAGTTCCAATCCTTTGAGCAGTTTGTTAAAACTCAAAAAGCAATTAAAGCGAATTCCAAACAACGGAATAGGATATGGAATATTATCGTATCTATCTGACGAATTAGCTGTTTCTATACAACCAACGATAGAATTTAACTATTTGGGAGATTTTGATGGGAATTCAGATCAACATGAAGAAACTGGTGAAGCAAAAGCAGATCAACTATTCGAATTTTCATCTGAAAGTATCGGATTATCTACGCATGCAGACAATACCTCAGAAACCGTATTGCTTGTTACCGGAATGATTGTAAAAGGGGAATTTGTATTGACAATCTCTTATGGAAACGCTTGTTACAAAACTGAAACGATACAACAATTGGTAGATTCGTTTGAAACATCTCTGCATGAAACTATTGCACATTTAACAAGCGTAAAGGCAGTTACAGAAGATATTTACAAATTAGCTCCCCGACAAAAGTGGATGTATGAGCAACAGCATGGAATTTCTCAAAAACGAAACTTCTCTCAATCCTCATATCGCTTAAAAAACGTAGGACTCTCAAAAGAAAAAATTCAACTCGCGTATCAAAAATTGCTTAGCAAACATGCAGTATTACGCACTTCATTTAAAAACATTGAAGGCGATGTGTATCAAGTTGTAAATAAGGATGTTAGTAATGTCAATTTGACTTTTATCAAAATACCAACAACGAATAATGAAACTGAGATAGCGACTTTTATAAAAAAAATAAAATCAGAAGAAATACAACAACAATTTGATTTTACTTCGCCTGCTTTAATGCGATTAAAATTTATAGAAATTCAAAAAGATACTTACGAACTTATTTGGTCTTTTCATCACATCATTTTAGATGGTTGGAGTATTGGCTTGTTAATTCAAGACTTTATGCAAATGTTGCTTTCAAACACAGAAAATATACATCAACAAAAAGAAAATTCAGTTGCCTTTTCTAACTATATCAATTGGGTAGAAATGGTAGATGCTAAAAAATCATTGAATTATTGGAGTAACTACTTAGCAAATTACACCAAAACAGTTGTGCTGCCATCAAACACGTTGAAAGAACCAAAAAGAGCCGAAATAATGCATAAACAAACGCTCAAAATATCGGATGTTTTTGTAAAAGAAATAAAAGAAGTTTGTGCAAAATATAGCATTACACAAAATATTTTCATGCAAGGAGTTTGGGGATATCTACTATCAAAGTACAACGGCACAACTGATGTAGTTTTTGGAACATTAGTTTCGGGTAGATCTGATGAAATTTTTAATGTAGATAGCATCATAGGATTGCTAACAAATTTAATACCTGTTAGACTTTCTTATACAGAAAAAGACAAGCCTTCCGATATATTGAAAGCTTTGCAAAAATCTTGGATACATAGTTTATATCACCATCACATAGATTTTTCAGAAATAGAAAAAACAGTCGCTACAAATAATACGCTAATAAACAATGTATTGACATTTCAAAATTTTCCAACAGATGAAATTTTTGCAGAAGAAAGTCAAACTCAAACCAATCAAGAAGCGACCAATGCTGAAATCGAATTGACCAGCGCTTATGAGCGTTCTTCTTTTGATTTTAACATAGAAATAAAACCCACAAAAAACGAAATGCTTATAGAGTTTAGTTATGACGGGATCGTATATAATTCAGGAGAAATACAAAATCTCATTCACGATTTCGAAGATACTATAAAGCATTTTGTTCAAAATTCAACAAGTCATTTAAAAGTAAGAAACTAATAAAAAAACAATGGAAAAAGTATTTCAAGACATCACAGACTTTGAAAGAAAAAAGCAAGACTTTAAAAAAATAGGATATATAAAGTTTACTTCTTTTTTTATGAAAGAAACATTTTCATCCTTGTTAAAAGAGTCAAACACATTACTGGAATCGCATGCAAAGCGAAAAGACTTTCAAATGGAAGAAACGAACAATTCTCCTAGAAAAATTAGTACAGTCTCAGGGCATGTAATTCAAGAAGAATCTAAATTTATAACAGAATTATATAACAACGAGTCACTTATTGAATTCCTTGAAGAACTGTCGGGAGTTAAGTTATACATTACGCCCGACATTTCAGACAGACACGCAATTCATAAACTACACAAAAAAAATGATGTACATGGAGGTCATATAGATACCTATCCGTTTGTTTTAATAACATGTTTGGAAGCGCCTACAGAAGATGGAGGAGGAGAATTAGAATTTGTTCCGTACTCAACAAACTTAGATGATTTAGGAACCAAAAAATCAATTATAGATGCTATAAAAACAGGCGATAGTTACTTTATGCATGCAGGAATGTCGGTACATCGTGTTTTGCCTTTGCGAGAAAATACAAATAGAACCGTACTGGTTTTTACCTATGCAGATGAAATTTCTAAAGACATAAAATTATCATATTCTACAGATCAGCTTTATAATTAATTAAAAAATACTACGTTTGGAGCTTACCGTAATGGAATAGCTATAACTTGAGCTAAGTGAAAAGTAAAAATCAGCACATAAAAACACTTAAAAAAACGAATCTCAGACTTATATAATACCAATTTTACTATAAGATGCGATTTAAGAAGCGAAGTTACTTTGGCAGTATAGAATGCTGTGAATGATTTGCATAGCCGTAGCTACGGAAAGTATTCGCAAAGAACTAAACTGCAAATGAACGAGCTTATAAACATCATTTTATGTGTAAATTGGTATTACATCACAAATTGAAGGTACGTAGTAAGTAAAAAAGCTCAAAAGAAAATCATTTCGTAGAATTACGCTTCACCAAACTCGTTTCCAACTCAATAATTTTAGGAATGCGATCCTTTTTCTTTTTCTTAGCTTTTAGTTCTTTGTATAATTGTTTAAATGCCATTTTACCCATTTCAACCCCTGGTTGATCTATAGTAGTTAACGAAGGCGTAATGGCTGAGGACATAAACCAATTGCTAAATCCTACAATAGAAATATCTTCAGGAATATTAACACCTTTTCTATTAAACTCCGTAATAGCGCCAATGGCAACCAAATCGGTATTTACAAAAATTCCGTCCACATCAGGATGTTCTCTCAATATTTTTTGCGCAAACATTTCTCCAACTTCAAAGGTCATGTGGTCAAAAATATACACCAACGAAGGATCATACGTCATTCCATTGTCTTCCAAAGCTTTCTTATAGCCTAAAAAACGATCAATTGAATTCTGTGGTAACAACGGACCTCTAAAATGTGCAATACGTTGGCAACCTGTATCAATTAAGTGTTGTGTTGCCATATACGCCGCTTTTCGATCGTCAATAATCACTTTCGAACAATTCACCAGCTTGGCAATCTTATCAAACATTACCAACGGTTTTCCTTGATCTATCACATCGTTTAAATGTTTAAAATCTGCCGTGCCGTTTGCTAACGAAATCAAAATGCCGTCTACACGCTTATTCATCAACAAATCTATTTGCTTCTTTTCAAGTTCGTACGATTCGTTCGATTGTAAAATAATCACCAGATAGCCTTTTTTCTCAGCCTGACTCACAATGCCTTTAATCACATTCGAAAAAAAATGATGTACAATTTCGGGAATAATCAATCCAATCGTATTGGACGTTTCCGTTCGTAAATTCACTGCAAAAGCATTCGGTTTATAATTCAAGGTTGTTGCCAACTCCTTGACCAAGGCTTTTGTCTTTTTACTGACATCTGGATAATCTTTCAAAGCTTTTGAAACGGTCGTAACTGAAATCCCTAAATGTTCAGCAATATCTTTTAAGGTAACTGGTTTCATAAAAACGAATGTAACTTTTTTATTTAAAGAAAGTACAAATTACGAAATCGAAAACGTTTTCGGTAAAATCGAAAACGTTTTCGATGAAAAAAATGCAAAAACATATGCCTAGAAATATAATTTAGTGAAAAATTAATCCCAAAAACTATTAATAATACAATGAAAAACGATACTAACTTAAAGAGACTTTGTACATTTTTGCTGTTTTTTATAGCAACGGTGTCATTTGCTCAAACCAACATTTCAGGTACTGTTAATGACCAAAAAGGAATGCCAATTCCTGGCGTAAATGTTGTGCTAGACGGAACAACTAAAGGCGCAGTTTCAGATTTTGATGGAAAATTTACCATCACCAATGTAGAAGATGGTTCGTACACCTTAAAAGCTTCTTCTATCGGATATGCAACGTACACGCAATCTGTAACAGTAGCAGGAAGCGAAGTGATTTTAAAAATTACCATGGCGGAAGATACAGAGTCACTAGACCAAGTAATTATTACAGGTGTGGTAAATCCGCGCTCAAAAATTGAATCAAGTATCTCGGTAACTAGTATGCAACCTGCAACGATAAAACAATCGGCACCGAGAACCACAGCAGAAATTTTTAGAACCATTCCTGGGATACGAGCAGAATCTTCAGGTGGAGAAGGAAACGCAAACATTGCCGTACGTGGTGTGCCAATCTCATCTGGAGGATCTAAATATGTACAATTGCAAGAAGATGGTTTGCCAGTATTATTATTTGGAGACATCGCTTTCGGAACCGCAGATATTTTTACGCGTTTCGATTATAATGTAAAAAGAATAGAAGCCATTCGTGGTGGATCGGCCTCAACACTAACATCCAACGGTCCAGGTGGTATCATCAACATCATTAGTAAAACTGGAAAAAATGAAGGTGGTGCTATCGGAACAACGTTCGGAGTTGACTTTAATTCGTTTAGAACCGATTTCGATTACGGAACACAAATAGGAGAAGGATTGTATTTACATACTGGCGGATTTTACCGTGCAGGAGAAGGCATTAGAGAAACTGGATTTACAGCAAACAATGGAGGACAATTAAAAATGAGTCTAACAAAAGAGTTTGAAAATGGTTCGGTTCGTGTGTATGCAAAATACCTAAACGATAGAGCAGCAGCATATTTGCCAATGCCAATCCAAGTAACAGGAACCAATAGCGATCCAGATTGGAGCAATGCACCTAATTTTGACGCTACTAGAGGTTCATTACACAGCGCAAATTTAACACAAACATTGAGCTTAGGAGCAGATGGGCAACGTCGTCGTGGCGATGTAACCAATGGAATGAATCCAATCTCTACTTCGGTAGGAATTCAAGCAAATTTTGACTTAGGAGACGACTGGAAAGTTGCTAATAATGGGCGTTTCTCTTCAAATCGAGGAGCGTTTGTATCGCCTTTTCCAGCGGAAGTTGCTTCGGCTTCTGCGATAGCTGATTCTTTTGGAACGGGTTCAACATTGCAATTCACGGACGGATCTGCCGTAGCAGGAAACAGTCTCGTAGCAAGAATTCACATGTTTGATGTAGAATTGGACAACTTCAATAACTTTATGAACGATTTAAAACTTTCAAAATCGTTTGACAATGTCGACGTAACGGTTGGATACTTTAAATCGATTCAAGACATTTCAATGTCGTGGTTGTGGAACTCGTATTTGCAAGAGGTAAATGATGACAATGCACGTTTAATTGATGTATTTGATGCAACCAACGCACCATTGAGTGAAAACGGATTGTACGCGTATGGTGTTCCTTTTTGGGGGAATTGCTGTCAGCGTAACTATGACACGCAATACAATGTTTCAGCTCCTTATGTAAATGTAACGTTGGAAGCTTCTGAAAATTTTACCGTAGATGCAAGTTTACGTTATGATAGTGGACGCGTTTCAGGATCATTCACAAACAGTGTACAAACGGTTTTTGATGTCAACAACGATGGAGTTATTTCCGCACCAGAACAAAGTGTTTCTACCATTGACAATGCAAATCCTACTGCGGTCGATTATGATTACGACTATGTTTCGTATTCCTTAGGTTTAAACTATAAATTAAACGACACACAAGCTGTTTTCGGACGTTACAGTCGTGGTGCTTCTGCCAAAGCCGATCGTATCTTATTCTCAGGATTAGACTATTTAAACGGCGATCGTATCAACGCTTTAGATTTCATCAATCAGGCAGAAATAGGATACAAGCGCGGTTTTGAAAACGGAGCTATTTACGCAACAGCATTCTACGCAAAAACTGAAGAAGAAGGCGGATTTGAAGCTTCAACCAATACGATCATAGAAAACGATTACAAATCATTGGGTATAGAAGTAGAAGGTTTCTACAGATTTGATGATTTCAGTTTACGCGGAGCCGTAACTTGGACAGATGCAGAAGTTGATTCCGGTGACAACGCAGGAAACACACCAAGAAGACAACCAGATTTCATCTACAACATCATTCCAGCGTATGATTTTGGGAAAGAACGTCAAAACTCTGTTGGATTGAGTTTCATTGGACAATCAAAAGCTTTTGCACAGGACAATAACGAATTGGTAATGCCAGGATTCTTAATTGTAAACAGCTTTATCAATGTAGGAATCACAAAATCACTAAACGTAAACTTAGCGGCAAATAATATTTTTGACTCTTTGGGAATCACAGAATCAGAAGAAGGAAGTATTGTTGAAGGACAAACAAATATTGTAAGAGCAAGACCACTTCCAGGAAGATCGATCTCTCTTACATTACAATACAAGTTTTAATTATTTGAATACCATAAGTTTTTTAATTAGTTTAAAAGAGTTGATGTCAATCGATATTGGCTCTTTTTCTCATCAAATACGCATCACATGAAAAACCTACTTTTTACTATAGTTTGTATCACTTTTGCGTATGCAAATACTGTAAAAGATATTGTTAAGAGTGATGAAAGCAAACACAAAATCACAAAAACTATTATTGTATATGGAAGTGATACCTGTCATTTTTGTGTAGACACTAAACAATTTCTAAAAGATAAAAAGGTAACTTTTACGTACTTTGATGTAGATGTGAACAATGAAAAACTACAAGAAATGTTACAAAAACTCCGCAAGGCAAACATACCAGTTTCAAATTTGAGTTTACCCGTAATAGATAAAAACGGAGAAATTTTTACCAATAGCGAACCTTTTGAAGCATTTCTTGAAAAAATAATACAATAGCATGACGTTTAAGAAACCCAAGCTAAGTTTTTGGCAAATTTGGAATATGAATATTGGATTCTTCGGAATTCAATACAGTTTCGGATTGCAACAAAGTGCCGTAACTCCCATCTATGACTTTTTAGGAGCCGATCCGTCAGAAATTCCAATACTACATTTAGCAGGACCTGTAACAGGCTTGTTAGTACAACCTATTATTGGTGCGTTGAGCGACAAAACTTGGCATCCAAAATTTGGAAGAAGAAAACCATATTTCTTTATTGGTGCAATGATATGTAGTATCTGTTTGTTAGCATTCCCATTCAGTAGTTCGTTGTGGATGGCAGCAGGTTTACTCTGGATTTTAGACGTAGGAAACAATACCGCTATGGAGCCGTATCGTGCCTTTATTGCCGATAAACTCGATGCCGAACAACAACCTACAGGCTTTCAAATGCAAAGCTTTTTTACAGGTTTGGGACAAGTATTATCAAACGTATCACTGTTCATATTCCCAATGATTTTTATTGGAACCACAGGTGCATTACCAACGTGGGTATATGCGTCGTTCTTTTTAGGTGCTATCTGTTCCATTGGTTCTATACTTTGGACGATGAAAACAACGTCCGAAATTCCACCAACGGAAGAAGAATTGGCAAAATTAAAAAGTGAAAAACGAAGTGTATTTCAACCGTTTATAGAAATATATGAAGCCATTGGCGATATGCCAAAAGTAATGTGGCAATTGGCGTTAGTATATCTATTTCAATGGTATGCTCTGTTTTGTTATTGGCAAAATTCCTCTAAAAGTATTGCACTTTCGGTTTGGAATGCCACACCAAAAAGCAATCCTGAAGCGTATGAACAAGCCGCGAGTTGGACAGGTTTGGTAAACGGTTGGTACAATGCAGTGACGTTCTTAGTAGCATTTGCCTTGGTAGGTTTTGCCAAAAAATACAGTCCAAAAATGGTACATGCAAGCTGTTTATTGCTTGCTGCGATCGGATTTTTAATATTTCCGCACATTGGCGATAAAAACCTATTATTCTTTGCCATTACTGGATTTGGAATTGGTTGGGCAAGTATCATGGGAATTCCATATTTAATGGTGGTTCACGACATTCCAAAAGAACGTTATGGCGTGTATATGGGAATCATAAACATGATGATTGTCATTCCAATGATTCTTCAAACGGTATCTTTTGGCTATGTGTTAGAAAACTTTCTAGGAAACGATCCGCGAAATGCGATTACGTTTGCAGGTGTTTTGCTCATCATTAGTGTGTTCTGTACGTTATTAATCAAAAACAAAGCAAAATCTAACCTTGCTACGGAATGATGAATTCATCTAACATACAAGCGAAAAAATTACTCTTTAAAGCGCGTTCGGAAAGAGGCTTTTTGGCGAGTGCCGAAAATATTACGAATTACAAACGTATTTGGGCGCGTGATGGCGTTATTTGTGGATTGGCAGCTTTGTTAGATGGAGATGAAGAATTGATAGAAACGTTCAAGAAAACGCTACAAACGCTGGCAAATTATCAACATGCGTTGGGACAAATTCCTTCGAATGTATATT harbors:
- a CDS encoding MFS transporter; this encodes MTFKKPKLSFWQIWNMNIGFFGIQYSFGLQQSAVTPIYDFLGADPSEIPILHLAGPVTGLLVQPIIGALSDKTWHPKFGRRKPYFFIGAMICSICLLAFPFSSSLWMAAGLLWILDVGNNTAMEPYRAFIADKLDAEQQPTGFQMQSFFTGLGQVLSNVSLFIFPMIFIGTTGALPTWVYASFFLGAICSIGSILWTMKTTSEIPPTEEELAKLKSEKRSVFQPFIEIYEAIGDMPKVMWQLALVYLFQWYALFCYWQNSSKSIALSVWNATPKSNPEAYEQAASWTGLVNGWYNAVTFLVAFALVGFAKKYSPKMVHASCLLLAAIGFLIFPHIGDKNLLFFAITGFGIGWASIMGIPYLMVVHDIPKERYGVYMGIINMMIVIPMILQTVSFGYVLENFLGNDPRNAITFAGVLLIISVFCTLLIKNKAKSNLATE